A stretch of the Ornithodoros turicata isolate Travis chromosome 4, ASM3712646v1, whole genome shotgun sequence genome encodes the following:
- the LOC135390638 gene encoding protein LZIC-like, protein MASRGQLETSKLKQQLEGQLDRLMTQLSDLEECKAELDDDEYTETKSDTLDQLREFHDYLKKITSGDMTLVDDLSGMQIAIQAAISEAFKTPEVIRMFAKKQPDQLRERLSQLERDFKIGKLSQEELVPQKLEILAALKKLKTSLLPGEDDFLRRHASKSLLDFDDVSEEESANADRVLNVAELQMKATQR, encoded by the coding sequence ATGGCATCTCGTGGCCAGTTAGAAACCTCCAAGTTAAAGCAACAGCTTGAGGGACAACTGGATCGCCTGATGACTCAGTTGAGTGATTTGGAAGAGTGCAAGGCGGAGTTGGATGATGACGAGTATACCGAAACCAAATCGGACACCTTGGATCAACTGCGTGAATTCCACGATTATCTCAAGAAAATCACTTCGGGTGACATGACCCTAGTCGACGATTTGAGCGGAATGCAAATCGCAATACAGGCTGCTATCAGTGAGGCGTTTAAAACTCCCGAAGTGATCCGTATGTTCGCTAAGAAGCAACCTGACCAGCTGAGAGAACGGTTGTCCCAGCTCGAGCGTGACTTCAAGATCGGTAAGCTTTCGCAAGAAGAACTGGTACCGCAAAAGCTCGAAATACTTGCAGCTTTGAAGAAACTGAAGACCTCGCTGTTGCCCGGCGAAGACGACTTTCTACGGAGACATGCCTCAAAATCTCTCCTCGACTTCGACGATGTTAGTGAGGAGGAGTCTGCTAACGCTGACCGAGTCCTAAACGTTGCTGAACTGCAAATGAAAGCTACTCAAAGATGA
- the LOC135392616 gene encoding E3 ubiquitin-protein ligase Topors-like isoform X2 yields the protein MSTECSAGDSVVCDNMSVKKDTEGDMNAKLNQEETPERPPSRDTASPENSCAICLSSPENKSFTDSCFHTFCFSCLLEWSKVKAECPLCKQRFKSIVHNVRSFEDYDRYFVNNVVNNVNMAPVTWGPDGYHTRTLQRFRFPTTLTRERRQQQAMERRLEALNWGASRRSRSITVATRGSPLPTTSIERRNLYDLNLWVRPSTIRYREASPEFYRTNPACTHRLIPWLNRELVALLDRNEGQVAFVMELILALIVRYDVRSAEFLEHVLPFFQNRTGHFIHEFYCFATSPYDMVAYDRTAVYESMEEALARGFITSSLTSLDERGREESVPAEPAPPVDPSQPGPSGLSMNATVDVESDSDNSDCVLVNVVKPTRERTPVVISLVSSSDDEAPNASAPPPAAVPPQERRRKKRSEKSEKKSKAAHKSLPKPSVASRLKYVCSDSDTSSDEGGGGGGRRRTLTVTREGDVKLRIRSFVGSFSAGGSGDASGEDSSSRDRQRSHRSHHKKSKKHKHRHRRSSSE from the coding sequence ATGTCTACCGAGTGCAGCGCTGGAGACAGCGTCGTTTGCGACAACATGTCCGTCAAAAAGGACACCGAGGGCGACATGAACGCGAAGCTCAACCAAGAAGAGACCCCCGAAAGGCCACCGAGCCGGGACACGGCGTCGCCAGAAAACAGTTGTGCCATATGTCTCAGCAGTCCAGAGAACAAGTCCTTTACAGACAGCTGCTTTCACACGTTTTGTTTCTCTTGTTTATTGGAATGGTCCAAGGTGAAAGCTGAATGTCCTCTGTGCAAGCAACGCTTCAAGAGCATAGTGCACAACGTCCGCTCTTTCGAAGACTACGACAGGTATTTTGTGAACAACGTAGTGAACAATGTGAACATGGCACCAGTGACATGGGGCCCAGACGGCTACCACACACGTACTCTTCAGCGGTTCAGGTTTCCGACGACGTTGACCCGCGAGCGCCGACAGCAGCAGGCCATGGAGCGCAGGCTGGAAGCGCTCAACTGGGGAGCGTCCAGGCGCTCCAGATCCATAACGGTCGCGACGCGGGGTTCTCCGCTTCCGACGACAAGCATTGAGAGGCGCAACCTGTACGACCTCAACCTCTGGGTGCGGCCCAGTACGATCCGGTACAGAGAAGCGTCACCAGAGTTCTATCGGACCAATCCAGCCTGTACCCACCGTCTCATTCCGTGGCTCAACCGGGAACTCGTAGCCCTGTTGGACCGCAACGAGGGGCAAGTAGCGTTCGTGATGGAGCTCATCCTGGCGCTCATCGTGCGCTACGACGTCCGGAGCGCGGAGTTCCTGGAACACGTCTTGCCGTTCTTCCAGAACAGGACCGGACACTTCATCCACGAATTCTACTGCTTCGCCACGTCCCCTTACGACATGGTCGCCTACGACCGCACAGCGGTTTACGAGTCCATGGAAGAAGCCCTCGCGAGAGGTTTCATAACGTCTTCCCTCACCTCTCTCGACGAACGGGGTCGGGAAGAGAGCGTCCCGGCCGAACCGGCGCCACCCGTCGATCCGAGCCAACCCGGGCCGAGCGGGTTGAGCATGAACGCGACCGTCGACGTCGAAAGCGACTCCGACAACTCCGACTGCGTGCTGGTGAACGTCGTGAAGCCGACGAGAGAGCGCACCCCGGTTGTGATCAGTCTAGTTTCGTCGAGCGACGACGAGGCGCCCAACGCGTCCGCGCCTCCGCCTGCCGCCGTGCCGCCGCAGGAGAGGCGGAGGAAGAAACGGAGCGAAAAGTCGGAGAAGAAGAGCAAAGCGGCGCACAAGAGCTTGCCCAAGCCGTCGGTCGCCTCACGCCTGAAGTACGTCTGCAGCGACTCCGACACTTCCTCGGacgaaggaggaggaggaggagggcggAGGCGGACGCTCACGGTGACGCGAGAAGGGGACGTTAAGCTGAGGATCAGGAGCTTCGTCGGGTCGTTCAGTGCCGGGGGGTCGGGAGACGCTTCGGGGGAAGACTCGTCGTCGAGGGACCGTCAGCGTTCCCACAGGAGCCACCACAAAAAATCGAAGAAACATAAGCACCGTCACAGACGCTCGTCgagtgaataa
- the LOC135392616 gene encoding E3 ubiquitin-protein ligase Topors-like isoform X1, translated as MRSTHDVQYKIVLWARSSGSLGGAMSTECSAGDSVVCDNMSVKKDTEGDMNAKLNQEETPERPPSRDTASPENSCAICLSSPENKSFTDSCFHTFCFSCLLEWSKVKAECPLCKQRFKSIVHNVRSFEDYDRYFVNNVVNNVNMAPVTWGPDGYHTRTLQRFRFPTTLTRERRQQQAMERRLEALNWGASRRSRSITVATRGSPLPTTSIERRNLYDLNLWVRPSTIRYREASPEFYRTNPACTHRLIPWLNRELVALLDRNEGQVAFVMELILALIVRYDVRSAEFLEHVLPFFQNRTGHFIHEFYCFATSPYDMVAYDRTAVYESMEEALARGFITSSLTSLDERGREESVPAEPAPPVDPSQPGPSGLSMNATVDVESDSDNSDCVLVNVVKPTRERTPVVISLVSSSDDEAPNASAPPPAAVPPQERRRKKRSEKSEKKSKAAHKSLPKPSVASRLKYVCSDSDTSSDEGGGGGGRRRTLTVTREGDVKLRIRSFVGSFSAGGSGDASGEDSSSRDRQRSHRSHHKKSKKHKHRHRRSSSE; from the exons ATGAGAAGCACACATGAT GTCCAATACAAAATTGTGCTCTGGGCACGGAGCTCTGGGTCATTAGGAGGCGCCATGTCTACCGAGTGCAGCGCTGGAGACAGCGTCGTTTGCGACAACATGTCCGTCAAAAAGGACACCGAGGGCGACATGAACGCGAAGCTCAACCAAGAAGAGACCCCCGAAAGGCCACCGAGCCGGGACACGGCGTCGCCAGAAAACAGTTGTGCCATATGTCTCAGCAGTCCAGAGAACAAGTCCTTTACAGACAGCTGCTTTCACACGTTTTGTTTCTCTTGTTTATTGGAATGGTCCAAGGTGAAAGCTGAATGTCCTCTGTGCAAGCAACGCTTCAAGAGCATAGTGCACAACGTCCGCTCTTTCGAAGACTACGACAGGTATTTTGTGAACAACGTAGTGAACAATGTGAACATGGCACCAGTGACATGGGGCCCAGACGGCTACCACACACGTACTCTTCAGCGGTTCAGGTTTCCGACGACGTTGACCCGCGAGCGCCGACAGCAGCAGGCCATGGAGCGCAGGCTGGAAGCGCTCAACTGGGGAGCGTCCAGGCGCTCCAGATCCATAACGGTCGCGACGCGGGGTTCTCCGCTTCCGACGACAAGCATTGAGAGGCGCAACCTGTACGACCTCAACCTCTGGGTGCGGCCCAGTACGATCCGGTACAGAGAAGCGTCACCAGAGTTCTATCGGACCAATCCAGCCTGTACCCACCGTCTCATTCCGTGGCTCAACCGGGAACTCGTAGCCCTGTTGGACCGCAACGAGGGGCAAGTAGCGTTCGTGATGGAGCTCATCCTGGCGCTCATCGTGCGCTACGACGTCCGGAGCGCGGAGTTCCTGGAACACGTCTTGCCGTTCTTCCAGAACAGGACCGGACACTTCATCCACGAATTCTACTGCTTCGCCACGTCCCCTTACGACATGGTCGCCTACGACCGCACAGCGGTTTACGAGTCCATGGAAGAAGCCCTCGCGAGAGGTTTCATAACGTCTTCCCTCACCTCTCTCGACGAACGGGGTCGGGAAGAGAGCGTCCCGGCCGAACCGGCGCCACCCGTCGATCCGAGCCAACCCGGGCCGAGCGGGTTGAGCATGAACGCGACCGTCGACGTCGAAAGCGACTCCGACAACTCCGACTGCGTGCTGGTGAACGTCGTGAAGCCGACGAGAGAGCGCACCCCGGTTGTGATCAGTCTAGTTTCGTCGAGCGACGACGAGGCGCCCAACGCGTCCGCGCCTCCGCCTGCCGCCGTGCCGCCGCAGGAGAGGCGGAGGAAGAAACGGAGCGAAAAGTCGGAGAAGAAGAGCAAAGCGGCGCACAAGAGCTTGCCCAAGCCGTCGGTCGCCTCACGCCTGAAGTACGTCTGCAGCGACTCCGACACTTCCTCGGacgaaggaggaggaggaggagggcggAGGCGGACGCTCACGGTGACGCGAGAAGGGGACGTTAAGCTGAGGATCAGGAGCTTCGTCGGGTCGTTCAGTGCCGGGGGGTCGGGAGACGCTTCGGGGGAAGACTCGTCGTCGAGGGACCGTCAGCGTTCCCACAGGAGCCACCACAAAAAATCGAAGAAACATAAGCACCGTCACAGACGCTCGTCgagtgaataa
- the LOC135392617 gene encoding tRNA (cytidine(32)/guanosine(34)-2'-O)-methyltransferase-like, giving the protein MGRSSKDKRDIYYRLAKEEGWRARSAFKLLQINEEFDIFSGVQKAVDLCAAPGSWSQVLSRKLRQNSSSGDDVKIVAVDLQAMAPLPGVIQLQGDITEISTAQKIISYFEGEKADLVVCDGAPDVTGLHDIDEYIQGELLLSALNITTHILKDGGTYVAKIFRGKDVMLLYTQLKVFFPHVTIAKPRSSRNSSIESFVVCQNYAPPEGYKPFMCTRNFEELCKTNSEEPNRTLVPFLVCGDLNSYDSDRTYPLNLGTGKEYTYHPPVQPPIDPPYKKANLMKKRGELAKPESATEAEQCMDEALCAGVSELTVKSSADSRV; this is encoded by the exons ATGGGACGTTCATCCAAAGATAAGCGCGACATATATTACCGCTTAGCAAAGGAGGAAGGCTGGAGAGCACGAAGTGCATTCAAACTTCTTCAAATTAACGAGGAATTTGATATATTTTCAG GTGTGCAGAAGGCTGTCGATCTCTGTGCAGCTCCCGGAAGTTGGAGTCAGGTCCTCTCCCGAAAGTTGCG GCAGAACTCTTCCAGTGGAGATGACGTTAAAATCGTTGCTGTTGACTTGCAAGCGATGGCTCCTCTTCCAGGAGTTATTCAGTTGCAAGGGGATATCACtgag ATTTCAACTGCACAGAAAATCATAAGCTATTTTGAGGGCGAAAAGGCAGATCTTGTTGTGTGTGATGGCGCCCCGGACG TAACTGGCCTTCATGACATTGATGAATACATCCAAGGCGAACTCCTTTTGTCG GCTCTGAACATAACGACGCACATTCTCAAGGATGGAGGAACATATGTAGCGAAG ATATTTCGCGGGAAAGACGTAATGCTGTTGTATACCCAGCTCAAAGTATTTTTCCCACACGTCACCATAGCCAAACCTCGGAGCAGCCGCAATTCTAGCATTG AATCCTTCGTCGTCTGCCAAAACTACGCGCCTCCCGAAGGTTACAAGCCCTTTATGTGTACGAGAAACTTCGAAGAGCTCT GTAAAACAAACTCTGAAGAGCCAAATCGAACCTTGGTGCCTTTCCTGGTTTGCGGAGACCTGAACAGCTACGACTCTGACAGAACGTACCCATTAAAC CTGGGAACTGGGAAGGAGTACACGTACCACCCGCCCGTACAGCCCCCGATCGACCCCCCTTACAAGAAGGCCAACCTCATGAAGAAAAGAGGAGAACTTGCAAAGCCAGAATCTGCAACAGAAGCTGAACAGTGTATGGACGAAGCACTTTGTGCTGGTGTGTCAGAATTGACTGTGAAATCCAGTGCAGATTCGCGGGTGTAG